A segment of the Leptospira barantonii genome:
TCCGGATCTCGGCAAGTGGCATTTTCTTTGGGCCATGTCGGAATGGTATGCGGGAAGAGAAGATCGTGCGATTCAGATCTTTAAGAAGTCTTTCAAATACGATTTTAGATTGAACGAAGCGAACTACAATATCGCATCGATCTATCAATCGTTGGGTCAGTTGAAAGACGCCGATATTTATTTTAGAATTTATTTGAAGAACGATAGGGAAATGAGAGAAGATAACTGATGGCGAGAGTCGATAAACGATTTCAACTTCTGATGACCGAGGAAGAACTCGAACTTCTTAAGAACGAAGCCGAAAAAAGAAATCTCTCCGCGGGGGAGATGTTGCGTCTTTCTCTGCGTAACGAAGTCTATCGATCCGATTCCTACGAAAGATTGGAAGCGCTCCGAATTCTTTCAAACTTAAAAGAAGAATGAAATACTATCTCTCCAAATCTTTATTGAAAGTTCTCATCGGAAATCCGTCCGACTTGAAACCGATCGTCGTCGAAGCCCTCGAAAAATTGATCAAAGGTCAGCATCTTTTTTATACCGGAACCGTTTCGGTTCTTCCTTTGCTCGAAGAAGAAAAGGACGCGGTCAAACGGGAAATTCTCTGGAGTCAGATCAAACGTCTTTGTCTCGGAGTTTTGGATTTCAGACCCGAGAATCTTTCCTTAGCGCAAAAACTTTCCAAAGAATTCGGAAATGCTGAATGGGTTTGGAACGAGATTTCGATCGCGATCGAAAAGGATTTGGACGGTTTTATCACGGTCGATAAGAATCTTCCCGATCAAAAGATGATCCGAGTTTTACTCGCTCAAGAAGTAGACTTCGACCGGATCGCTTAAACCGGAAACCTGATCCTTTCCCGTCTGAAAATGATAGAACTTGTTGTAAGCGCTGATTCTGAAAAAGTAAGTCGTTCCCTTTTTTAAAAACAACTGATTCTTTTCCAAAAGAATCTCCGAGTTCAATGAGATGATCCGATTGTCTACGCAGGCCGACAGTTTATTATAATATTCTTGTATATTGCTTGAATTCTTTCCCGAAGGAAGTCCGGTGATCGGATCGAGATAATCCGAGGC
Coding sequences within it:
- a CDS encoding CopG family transcriptional regulator, encoding MARVDKRFQLLMTEEELELLKNEAEKRNLSAGEMLRLSLRNEVYRSDSYERLEALRILSNLKEE